A single Elephas maximus indicus isolate mEleMax1 chromosome 2, mEleMax1 primary haplotype, whole genome shotgun sequence DNA region contains:
- the GRPEL2 gene encoding grpE protein homolog 2, mitochondrial, with amino-acid sequence MAARSLWAVPRRVQRLAASSTASYGRGWLHPFSTATQRTTGEDCSSEDPPDELGPSLAERALRLKAVKLEKEVQDLTVRYQRAVADSENIRRKTQRCIEDAKIFGIQSFCKDLVEVADILEKTTECISGETEPGDQKLTLEKVFRGLSLLEAKLKSVFAKHGLEKMTPIGDKYDPHEHELICHVPAGVGVQPGTVALVRQDGYKLQGRTIRLAQVEVAVESQRRL; translated from the exons ATGGCTGCACGGTCCCTGTGGGCGGTCCCGCGGCGGGTGCAGCGCCTTGCGGCCTCGAGTACCGCGTCCTACGGCAG GGGATGGCTGCATCCTTTCAGCACTGCCACCCAGAGGACCACTGGTGAGGATTGCAGCTCTGAGGACCCACCTGATGAGCTTGGGCCTTCTCTGGCTGAACGAGCCTTAAGGCTAAAAGCTGTTaaactggagaaggaagtccaggattTAACA GTGAGATACCAGAGAGCTGTGGCTGATTCTGAAAACATAAGGAGGAAAACCCAGAGATGTATAGAAGACGCCAAGATATTTG GAATCCAGAGTTTCTGTAAGGACTTGGTGGAGGTGGCAGACATTTTGGAGAAGACCACAGAATGCATTTCTGGAGAAACAGAGCCTGGGGACCAGAAGCTCACTCTGGAAAAGGTCTTCCGGGGCTTGTCACTTTTAGAAGCAAAGCTAAAAAGCGTGTTTGCTAAGCATGGCCTGGAGAAGATGACACCCATTGGGGACAAATATGACCCTCATGAGCATGAACTCATCTGTCACGTGCCAGCTGGTGTTGGGGTACAGCCCGGCACTGTGGCATTAGTAAGGCAAGATGGCTATAAACTTCAGGGCCGCACCATTAGACTTGCCCAAGTGGAGGTGGCAGTGGAGTCCCAGAGGAGACTATGA